The following are encoded together in the Streptomyces tsukubensis genome:
- a CDS encoding ABC transporter permease: protein MHAVRLYAVVVVGGFRRYATYRSATLAGVFTNTVFGLILSYTYIALWHERPQLGGYDQADALTYVWLGQGVHAVMAVMGGGFENELIERIRTGDIAIDLYRPADLQFWWFAGDVGRAAFQLLGRGVVPIAFGALVFDLSLPTSPWIWAGFLLALFLGVVVSFALRYLVALSAFWLMDGAGVAQIVALTGMFFSGMLLPLNVFPGVLGEIARILPWSALLQMPADVLLGTYTGAGLLGAYGLQVGWAVVLLGAGRVLQSTATRRVVVQGG, encoded by the coding sequence GTGCACGCAGTTCGGTTGTACGCGGTTGTCGTCGTCGGTGGGTTCAGGCGCTACGCGACCTACCGGTCAGCGACCTTGGCGGGAGTCTTCACCAATACGGTGTTCGGCCTGATCCTGAGCTACACCTACATCGCGCTCTGGCACGAGAGACCCCAGCTCGGGGGGTACGACCAGGCCGACGCGCTGACCTACGTCTGGCTCGGGCAGGGTGTCCACGCCGTGATGGCCGTGATGGGCGGCGGCTTCGAGAACGAGCTGATCGAGCGCATCCGTACGGGTGACATCGCGATCGACCTCTACCGGCCCGCCGACCTCCAGTTCTGGTGGTTCGCGGGGGACGTGGGGCGCGCCGCCTTCCAACTGCTCGGGCGCGGGGTCGTTCCGATCGCTTTCGGGGCGCTGGTCTTCGATCTGTCGCTGCCGACCTCGCCGTGGATCTGGGCGGGGTTCCTCCTCGCCCTCTTCCTCGGCGTCGTGGTCAGCTTCGCCCTCAGGTATCTGGTCGCTCTCTCCGCCTTCTGGCTGATGGACGGGGCCGGCGTCGCGCAGATCGTCGCCCTCACCGGAATGTTCTTCTCCGGGATGCTGCTGCCCCTGAACGTCTTCCCCGGGGTCCTGGGCGAGATCGCCAGGATCCTTCCCTGGTCGGCGCTGCTCCAGATGCCCGCCGACGTACTCCTCGGTACGTACACGGGGGCGGGGCTGCTCGGCGCCTACGGCCTCCAGGTGGGCTGGGCAGTGGTACTGCTCGGCGCCGGACGGGTGCTCCAGTCCACGGCGACCAGGCGGGTCGTGGTCCAAGGTGGATGA
- a CDS encoding YdcF family protein, translating into MNDNQQALTEDQWQRAELIWDYHLMHHEARPVDAAIGLGSHDLGVATWSAELYRAGLFPHLVFSGGNSPTTAKVFPRGEAVHFREHAMELGVPASAILLEPDAENTGQNITLSRAVLAAAGITPRTVLLVSKPYMERRSFATARKLWPEVEIICASEPLELGDYIKSIGDEKLVLDMLVGDLQRVIEYPKIGFAIEQDVPRDVRAAYEALRAAGFTSRLRDL; encoded by the coding sequence GTGAACGACAACCAGCAGGCCCTCACCGAGGACCAGTGGCAGCGGGCCGAGTTGATCTGGGACTACCACCTGATGCACCACGAGGCCCGGCCCGTCGACGCGGCGATCGGCCTGGGCAGTCACGATCTCGGAGTGGCGACGTGGTCCGCGGAGCTGTATCGCGCCGGGCTCTTCCCGCATCTGGTCTTCAGTGGTGGCAACAGCCCCACCACCGCCAAGGTGTTTCCGCGCGGGGAGGCCGTGCACTTCCGCGAGCACGCCATGGAACTCGGCGTCCCCGCCTCAGCGATCCTGCTGGAACCCGACGCGGAGAACACCGGCCAGAACATCACCCTGTCGCGGGCGGTGCTTGCCGCCGCCGGGATCACGCCCAGGACGGTACTGCTGGTCTCGAAGCCCTATATGGAGCGCCGTTCCTTCGCCACCGCCCGTAAGCTGTGGCCCGAGGTCGAGATCATCTGTGCCTCCGAGCCACTGGAGCTCGGCGACTACATCAAGAGCATCGGTGACGAGAAGCTCGTCCTGGACATGCTCGTCGGCGACCTCCAGCGGGTGATCGAGTACCCGAAGATCGGCTTCGCGATCGAGCAGGACGTGCCGCGGGACGTACGTGCCGCGTACGAAGCCCTCCGCGCCGCCGGGTTCACCAGCCGTCTCCGCGATCTGTGA
- a CDS encoding transglycosylase domain-containing protein, with translation MSDEPQQQGDGEPDGDSSRTSREPADGKGSPQNGASNADRGTRGGAGNAEGGQERPQGAGSARGGRDHRDSGEAVTGDQGDRGEHDRGDRRERGDRTDRGDRTDRGGRTDRGGRGTSDGSMPNDGKTDGGKTDGGKTDGGNSDGAKGGAAGSGAGGKSAGPDAGARGTTGTTSAKDRAGATGATGTAGGTGTTGATGATAAAGATSAKSSKASQPKGSKGSKGSKGSKGPRRPQESSGSTESPKPSERPAQKPSQAGPSVSGAGADAGTSGGGSDEPAEERRTPKGKKPGNAGNAGNFGTAGKPGQQAEPGPATPVPGAAPLGGAAARRARRGDDDDWPASDSPADSPGETGSAGQKKKPGPAGPGNSATAATAATGAATSGPAASGTPASGTGPAGPGTTRGGKKKPYGTPSWGPDAATTGTPQAARTAQGSDTTPAAGTAAGASVGAAHAAGSPPPGGPTGGDGRGDGNGNGEGKSKKAKKSRKRKGWRRIFPTWRMVLGGFLLIVLILVGGFVAGYVYVDIPKANGTAVAQANIFQYADGSQIASDGEVNRENVKLSVIPKTVQHTALAAEDRDFYTESAVDPAAMVRAAWNTVRGKGKQSGSTITQQYVKNYYLGQEQTVTRKAKEFFISIKLDREKSKDEILEGYLNTSYFGRNAYGIQAAAQAYYGVDVGELDVSQGAYLAALVNAPSAYDVVAHPENKQQALGRWKYVLDGMVKEGWLSRSERARAKFEEPIQAHVPSSLSGQRGYLVEAVKNYLTENHIVDEDDLHGGGYRITTTFRKPRQEAFEKAVNDKLMSKLDKKNRAIDKSVRAGGVSIDPKTGKVVAMYGGIDYTQQFVNNATRRDFQVGSTFKPFVFASAVQNGSTTQDGRPINPNTMYDGTNKRPVQGWKGGAYGPENEDNRSYGQITTREATDKSVNAVYAQMAVDVGPTKVKKTAVSLGLPAATPDLQPYPSIALGPANASVLDMTQAYATLANHGKHGSYTLVDRVTKGGEQLDLPKQEVRQAITKEAADTTTSVLQSVVDGGTGTAALAAGRPAAGKTGTAEEDTAAWFAGYTPDLATVVSVMGQDPVTAKHKSLYGATGLARINGGGAPAEIWAQFTKASLKGSKAKKFDLDLAKGAASKAPSTSQAPPPQTPGTTGTTGDQPPPETGTGGGDQNTGGQQGGTGPTGGTDTTGGGDPGGGDTTGTPGGGAVGGGTSDGGTGTPGGGNTGSGGETGGTPGGSSDGGTDPSGGGDPGGGMTGDPGGLIGG, from the coding sequence ATGAGCGACGAGCCGCAGCAGCAGGGCGACGGTGAACCGGACGGCGACAGCAGCCGAACGTCCCGAGAGCCCGCCGACGGCAAGGGCAGTCCCCAGAACGGCGCGTCCAACGCCGACCGGGGAACCAGGGGTGGGGCGGGGAACGCGGAGGGCGGCCAGGAGCGTCCGCAGGGCGCGGGGAGCGCTCGCGGCGGTCGTGATCACCGCGATTCCGGCGAAGCCGTGACAGGGGATCAGGGGGATCGGGGAGAGCACGACCGGGGGGACCGCAGAGAGCGCGGGGACCGGACGGACCGCGGGGACCGGACGGACCGCGGCGGCCGGACGGACCGCGGCGGCCGGGGTACATCGGACGGCAGTATGCCGAACGACGGCAAGACGGACGGCGGCAAGACGGACGGCGGCAAGACGGACGGCGGCAACTCGGACGGCGCCAAGGGGGGTGCCGCCGGGTCAGGGGCCGGCGGGAAGAGTGCCGGTCCTGACGCCGGAGCCAGGGGCACCACGGGCACCACGAGCGCCAAGGACCGCGCGGGCGCCACAGGCGCCACGGGCACCGCAGGCGGCACGGGCACCACAGGTGCCACCGGTGCCACCGCTGCCGCAGGTGCCACGAGCGCGAAGTCCTCGAAGGCCTCGCAGCCCAAGGGGTCCAAGGGGTCCAAGGGGTCCAAGGGGTCCAAGGGCCCCAGGAGGCCTCAGGAGTCCTCGGGCTCCACGGAGTCCCCGAAGCCCTCGGAGCGGCCCGCGCAGAAGCCCTCCCAGGCCGGTCCTTCGGTCTCCGGGGCCGGGGCGGACGCGGGCACTTCCGGCGGCGGCTCCGACGAGCCCGCCGAGGAGAGGCGGACGCCGAAGGGCAAGAAGCCCGGGAACGCCGGGAACGCCGGGAACTTCGGTACCGCCGGGAAGCCGGGGCAGCAGGCCGAGCCAGGACCGGCCACCCCCGTACCCGGCGCCGCGCCGCTGGGCGGGGCCGCCGCGCGCCGGGCGCGCAGGGGTGATGACGACGACTGGCCCGCCTCCGACAGCCCGGCCGACTCCCCCGGGGAGACGGGCTCAGCGGGGCAGAAGAAGAAGCCCGGCCCGGCGGGCCCCGGTAACTCGGCGACCGCCGCGACCGCCGCGACCGGAGCCGCCACGTCCGGACCCGCGGCTTCCGGCACCCCGGCTTCCGGCACCGGCCCAGCCGGCCCCGGCACCACCCGAGGCGGCAAGAAGAAGCCCTACGGCACCCCCTCCTGGGGCCCGGACGCCGCCACAACGGGCACGCCTCAGGCGGCACGCACCGCGCAAGGCTCCGACACCACACCAGCAGCCGGAACCGCGGCCGGCGCTTCGGTCGGCGCCGCCCACGCGGCCGGTTCCCCGCCCCCGGGCGGCCCGACCGGCGGTGACGGCAGGGGCGACGGCAACGGCAACGGCGAGGGCAAGAGCAAAAAAGCCAAGAAGAGCCGCAAGCGCAAGGGCTGGCGACGGATCTTCCCCACCTGGCGGATGGTCCTCGGTGGTTTCCTGCTGATCGTGCTGATCCTCGTCGGCGGGTTCGTCGCCGGTTACGTCTACGTCGACATCCCGAAGGCCAACGGCACCGCGGTCGCGCAGGCCAACATCTTCCAGTACGCGGACGGTTCGCAGATCGCCAGTGATGGCGAGGTCAACAGGGAGAACGTCAAGCTCTCCGTGATCCCCAAGACCGTCCAGCACACCGCGCTGGCCGCCGAGGACCGCGACTTCTACACCGAGTCCGCCGTCGACCCGGCCGCGATGGTCCGCGCCGCCTGGAACACCGTCAGGGGCAAGGGCAAGCAGTCCGGCTCCACCATCACCCAGCAGTACGTGAAGAACTACTACCTGGGCCAGGAGCAGACGGTCACCCGTAAGGCCAAGGAGTTCTTCATCTCGATCAAGCTCGACCGGGAGAAGAGCAAGGACGAGATCCTTGAGGGCTACCTCAACACGAGCTACTTCGGGCGCAACGCGTACGGCATCCAGGCCGCGGCCCAGGCGTACTACGGCGTGGACGTCGGCGAACTCGACGTCTCGCAGGGCGCCTACCTCGCCGCGCTGGTGAACGCCCCGAGCGCGTACGACGTGGTGGCCCACCCGGAGAACAAGCAGCAGGCGCTCGGCCGCTGGAAGTACGTACTCGACGGCATGGTCAAGGAGGGCTGGCTCAGCCGCTCCGAGCGCGCCCGCGCCAAGTTCGAGGAGCCGATCCAGGCCCACGTGCCGTCCAGCCTGTCCGGGCAGCGCGGCTACCTCGTCGAGGCGGTCAAGAACTACCTCACCGAGAACCACATCGTGGACGAGGACGACCTGCACGGCGGCGGGTACCGGATCACCACGACGTTCCGCAAGCCCCGGCAGGAGGCCTTCGAGAAGGCCGTGAACGACAAGCTGATGTCGAAGCTCGACAAGAAGAACCGAGCCATCGACAAGAGCGTCCGCGCGGGCGGTGTCTCCATCGACCCGAAGACCGGCAAGGTCGTCGCGATGTACGGCGGCATCGACTACACCCAGCAGTTCGTGAACAACGCGACCCGCCGGGATTTCCAGGTCGGTTCGACGTTCAAGCCGTTCGTCTTCGCCTCTGCCGTGCAGAACGGGTCCACCACGCAGGACGGCCGCCCGATCAACCCCAACACGATGTACGACGGCACCAACAAGCGCCCCGTACAGGGCTGGAAGGGCGGGGCCTACGGCCCGGAGAACGAGGACAACCGCAGCTACGGGCAGATCACCACACGCGAGGCCACCGACAAGTCGGTCAACGCGGTGTACGCCCAGATGGCCGTCGATGTGGGGCCCACCAAGGTCAAGAAGACCGCGGTCTCCCTCGGCCTCCCCGCCGCCACACCCGACCTCCAGCCCTACCCGTCGATCGCGCTCGGCCCGGCCAACGCGAGTGTCCTCGACATGACGCAGGCGTACGCGACGCTCGCCAACCACGGCAAGCACGGCTCGTACACCCTCGTCGACCGGGTCACCAAGGGCGGCGAACAGCTCGACCTGCCCAAGCAGGAGGTCAGGCAGGCCATCACCAAGGAAGCCGCGGACACCACCACTTCGGTGCTCCAGAGCGTGGTCGACGGCGGCACCGGCACCGCGGCGCTCGCCGCGGGCCGACCGGCGGCGGGCAAGACCGGTACGGCCGAGGAGGACACGGCGGCCTGGTTCGCGGGCTACACCCCCGACCTGGCCACCGTCGTCTCCGTGATGGGCCAGGACCCGGTCACCGCCAAGCACAAGTCGCTCTACGGCGCGACCGGTCTCGCACGTATCAACGGTGGTGGGGCGCCGGCCGAGATCTGGGCCCAGTTCACCAAGGCGTCCCTCAAGGGCAGCAAGGCCAAGAAGTTCGACCTCGACCTGGCGAAGGGCGCAGCCTCCAAGGCCCCCTCGACGTCCCAGGCGCCACCGCCGCAGACCCCCGGCACCACCGGCACCACCGGCGACCAGCCCCCGCCGGAGACCGGCACGGGGGGCGGCGACCAGAACACGGGCGGCCAGCAGGGCGGTACGGGCCCGACGGGCGGCACGGACACGACGGGCGGCGGCGACCCCGGTGGCGGTGACACGACGGGCACACCCGGCGGAGGCGCCGTCGGCGGCGGGACCTCCGACGGCGGAACCGGCACCCCCGGTGGCGGCAACACCGGCAGCGGCGGCGAAACGGGCGGTACTCCTGGCGGCTCGTCCGACGGCGGCACCGATCCCTCGGGCGGCGGTGATCCCGGCGGCGGGATGACCGGCGATCCCGGCGGGCTGATCGGCGGATAG
- a CDS encoding DMT family transporter, producing the protein MAWISIIVAGLLEVAWSIGMKYTHGFTRLWPSVWTGLGIVASMMLLAHAAKTLPIGTAYGVWVGIGAAGAAILGMAVLGEPVTAARIFFISLLVVAIVGLKMTSGH; encoded by the coding sequence ATGGCCTGGATCTCGATCATCGTCGCCGGACTTCTTGAGGTCGCGTGGTCGATCGGTATGAAGTACACCCACGGTTTCACCCGGCTGTGGCCGAGCGTGTGGACCGGACTCGGGATCGTCGCGAGCATGATGCTGCTGGCCCACGCCGCGAAGACGCTGCCCATCGGTACGGCGTACGGCGTGTGGGTGGGTATCGGCGCCGCGGGCGCCGCGATCCTCGGTATGGCCGTGCTCGGCGAGCCCGTGACGGCCGCGCGGATCTTCTTCATCTCGCTGCTGGTCGTCGCGATCGTCGGCCTGAAGATGACGTCCGGCCACTGA